The DNA window AACTTAGTTTCCAAAATGTTATCTCTACTACCCGTGTATGGTTTAATCAGTTGAGAATGCCCTGAAACATGCGTGAGCTGGTTGGTGGATGCATGCTTTATTTATCTTTACACAAGCCTACTAGTTACTGTTGGTATGCCTAGGTAACACGTTTGTGCTGCACATCTTCTGTGGTTAGGCTACCGAATCTATACCACAAAGTGACACCGTGCACGTGAAGAACAGGAGATGGCTGAGATACAGAGGGCATGTGAAAACCAAGCTGACGAAACGATTGGTTTTGGTAGTTCCAGATAGGATTGAAAACGACGACGGGCCTAAAATAAGACAGGTACCTGCAACGTACGCAGTCAGTAGTACTGCACAGCAGGACATTAAACCAGAAAAGGAGTTAACAACTAGCTTCTCTCTCTGACTGAATTGCCATTTACATGATCAGATGGTCAAGTACAGATAGAGAATACAAATCCTTGCAGATCATCTGGCAATAAAACGGAGAGGTAGTTCAGCTGCTGCGCGTGGTAGCAGGTTCTGGTCGTTTTCGTCATCCTTTCTGAAGTTTGTTTCTGATGCATTTCCGATATCGAGTTGCTGAATAAGTCCAGCTGATGACCCTGTTGATCATCTCCTAGAAAAGAGGTAGTTGAGTGCTCGATCAGGTTGGTGATGGAGTAGAGCACGCTTTCGCGTAGCAGCGTTCAGGCGTTAGGTCACCGCCGCAGTACGGTGTGAATGGAGATATATCTGGCGCGGCCTCGTTCTCTTAGGCCGCCTCGAGTCGACGATTTTATTCAGCTTCGTTTGGATGCTGATATTGAAGGGTTAAGTTCGATATCAAATCAGACTAGCTTTAAAAATcgatcataacataaaatctATTGTTCAGATATTAAAGAAATTGTTAGATAGAATTTAACATGATATACCAATTCAATATTTGGTTGTGCACACACTCAAATTGAAATTGATCCATCTTCGTCTCCACTGCGCCCAACCCCATCGTCGCTCCTCCTCCCATCACCAGCACCATTCATAGTCCCTCCCACTCCTCATCCGTGAGCTAGCCCCATCGCTGCTCCTCCTCCGTGAGCCAGCTCCatcgctcctcctcctccatcaGTCAGCCTGTTCGCTGCTCCTCCTCCAATCGCTCGAGCTCCATGGCTCCAACCAGCCCATAACCGCCGGAGCTCATCCTTGAGGTCGTGGATGCCTAGATCTGCAGCCCATGGAGCAAGAGGCGGCCATGTTGACCACTGCCCGTGGAGAGgatgagggcggcggcgcccctGCTGGATAAGCAGAAGAGAGGAGATGGGGATCTGCTGCGCAGCTAGGGATGGGAAGAGATAGAGGAAGAGAGATGGGGAGATGCGGgtgagagagggagagatgCGTGAGGCAGGGAGAGAGACAtgggtgagagagagagagagggagagatgcGTGAGGCAGGGGGAGAGAGACAtgcgggagaggaggagggcAATTTCAGCCATTACGGAATGGGAGAGCTCAGGATTACGGGAAGGGCTGCGCTAGCACGCCGAATGCCGCGTGGTATTGGAGCAAATTTTCAATTTCAATTCTGAGATTATCCAAACAGCTAATATTTAGTGCCCATGATACCAATTTTAAATTCTGAGTTTCAATATCTACATCCAAACGAAGAACTGGCATGAAAATACAAATAAATATTAAAGAGACCCACGTAACAAGTATGAATAAATATTAAAGAGACCCACCTAACAGCAGTAATTTACTGCGTCTCTCTTCTTAAACGCGGTGGCCGGATCCAGGTGTAGGGTAGGGAACGGATGCTCAAGTGGTGGGATCCAGTATTACTCCGAGCGCATGATTTTATCTGTCTACTGATCCCACGTCAATGAGAAGGTTTTTGCAATTTCTCTCACATCCACGCTCTAAGCAAGCTGACGTGCTATTGTTGGAGGAAGCCTTAGGACTTGAAGGACGAACACTGTTACATTGATACGTGGACAATGAGTGAACCAGTGTGTGAGAGAGAAATATCAGCTAATATGATGATAAATCGGCACATGATAGTTGTTTGGATGCAAGATCGAGCTGAAAATGATCGCATGTCTAACTCTGTTTGAATTTGCTAGCTGCAGACGCGCTTGCTTCCGTTTCTTGCATGTTGAGTTAGTTGCGGTTGATAGGCCGTCAGCATGGCCTCATCTTCAAAGTTGGAACATTGGAACACGTAGCACACAACCGTGAACCGCCTTGCCAAAAGTAACCTCGTTGTGGCTCTGAAAGATATCTTTTTACTCGTCATGACGTCATGAAGAGCTGGAGTTAGAAAATACCATCAGAACGAAACTTTGAATTGAAGAATGCCGTCGCTACGTGTCTTTTGAGTTGCAAAATCCCATTCCAACATGTTTTCCCGCAAAAGCAACATTAGAGAACTTTTTGGATACAGAAACTTTTATAATATAAGTGCTACCCATATTCGATCTCACCTTGTTTCCACTTTATATTTCAATTCTATTTTAATAGTTTTGTCAAAATATTTTAAACGCAAATTCTATGAAATTTTGGTCATTTGAAATCTTTTCAGATGTTTTACAATAAAGTGAAATCAATTCTTTTAGGTGAGGGTTAGAACCTCTAAAAATAAAATAAGTTATTTACTAATCTCGGAAGCTACTAAAATATTGCTAAGAGGGTTTGATAAGCTAGTTCAAAATGCTGTTAAAACATAGTTCctaaataaaaaattaaattagTTGTGATCCACAGGCAAAGAGGAAAGAATAGTATGGGAACTATTATTGATATGTCCAAAAAATCCCTCAAAAAAAGGTTCTAGTGGTTGTCTTGGATGGAAAACATGAAGGAATGGTACTTGCAACTTAAAAAAACTTTGTGATGTCATTCTGCAACTCATGTTGTTATGATGGTATTTTCTAACTCTAGCTCTTTTGTGACGATATTTAGAAAAATTAATTCTTGGATAGATTATAGCATTAGAAGCGACTAATAACCAACTCTTTTGATATATTTTGGTAAGTTTGGTGTCAATTTAGTTCATAGAGTATAAGAACTGAGACCATCACAATTTTAgatgaaaaaaaaaatactagAACCCTGCTCGAGCTACAACCGCAGTGAGCCAGTGAGATCTTGCTACAGAGAGCAGTTTGCGAATTTGTTGGCATAAGAAAGAAAATAATGACCGCAGTGAACGCCTCAATGGAATTTGATCCGCATGTTTATGCAATAGCTGCAACGATCGCGAGTAAGTTTCACGAATCCATTTATTTATACACATGGATCTCAGCCAGAATACATAGATCACGGCCGGATCAGATCAGATGGCATGGCAGTGCCCATCAATCCACACTGCAAATCTGTCACACTAGCTATACAAATCGGTGAAAGCATCACGCATGGTCACACGAATGTGCAAAATACAATAGAGAATGATCGCTGGAGCGCCGTGCCAACAATATGCGCACGTAAAGCAGCCGTAGTAGCTCATCGATCATGGCTTCGGCGGCACTGGCAGCTCGGGTTGGGGCAGGGGCTGCGGTGGCACCGGCAGCGGCTCAGGCTTCGGCTGTGGTGGCACTGGCAGCGGCTCAGGCTTGGGCAGGGGCTGTGGTGGCACGGGCAGCGGCTCAGGCTTCGGCAGGGGCTGTGGTGGCACGGGAAGTGGCTCAGGCTTCGGCAGGGGCTGCGGTGGTACCGGCATCGGCTCGGGCTTGGGCTGTGGTGGCACCGGCATCGGCTCTGGCTTGGGCAGGGGCTGGGGTGGCACCGGAAGCGGCTGCGGCTCTGGCTTTGGCAGGGGCTGGGGTGGTATCGGCAGCGGCTCAGGCTTCGGCTCCTCAGGCTTGGGCAGGGGTTGCGGGGGCACCGGCAGCGGCTCAGGCATCGGTTCCTCAGGCTTGGGCAGCGGCGGCACGTCGGGCTTCGGGAGCTCCTGCATCCGCCGGGCTGCGTCGCTCATGCCACCGCATGAGAGCAGCAACGCCAGGACGAGCACGAGAGAGGACATGGTTGTCGTGGAAGAAGCCATGGCGCCTTACCGATCAACTCTGTGTGCTGGATGCGATAAACGGGAGGCAGGCTGTGGTATTTATATGGAGGAgcgagctcaccggcgccgccggtGTCGGTGTCGTCCCCTTCTTCGCCCAAGCGATTCGGGTTGGCCAGTGGCCAGAGCCTTTACGTTTCAGCCGTCCCAGCTTCATTTCGCTTCTGTGATCGATACGGCTGCCTGGGCGAACGTACAATTCCAGTCCTGGGATTAATGGGGTTGTTGACGGGTCGGGCGAGAGGTCGCCACATCGGCGTACGCCGGGGTTGCTTGCCGCCCCTTCACGACGTGACGATGCGAACCGCGGGCGCGCCTACCCGGCGCCGAACTGAtcgagccccctcgccggaacggAAAGCAACGAGCGCCGTACGGCGGCCCGGCGGCGGCACGGGTCGCAGTAGCATGAGGTGCACGGGGAGACTCGCGCGGCGTGGGAAGAAGAGTAAGAGGTGGGTCACGCAGCGGTGAGGTAGGCCGTGGCCGTGGGATTCCGACGCGCcaacgccgccgctgccgtggcCTTACTTGGGCGCGGCCGGCTGCTGGCCGAGCTCAAGAGTCGTTACGGCGGAGATGATGTGGACGGGCACGAGCTCAAGTGCGCATGGAGTGGCAGCGCCTCCGGCAACCGTGTGATCCTGAGCGGCCGGATCGGCAGGGAAAGGATGTGATCAGTTTGGTGAAGGGAATGGGCGCCTTTGGCGTGCGATCAAGAGGGTGAGAACAGAATTGAACGTTGGAACGAAGAGACTTCATTGAGTAGTAAAATCGTGTGAAGTTTACTTTGAAATCCTTTATTCTAAAATAAACTCTTAATTAGGATTGTATTTGCCTAGTAGAAAGTTGTTCTTTTGCCGCACTCTCAAACAAAAGTGAGAGAGAAACAAAAGCGAATTTCTACTCTCTTAATTTTAGCACAGCTCTTCTGAAGTGTTTCGACCTTGTTCTTATCTCTCCATATGACATGTTTCTCTCTATCTTAATCATATCTCTTACCAATTGCATTCTTTTTTAGTAGTAACGATCAATGGTACTGTCCTACATAGGCGGCGTAGTATCACTTCACTAAACAATCGAATTTTCTCCCTAGTGAAATTGAGTAGAAAGATAAGAATTTCTCGTAGAAAGTTCTAAGATGAatgtttgaaataaggatttgACTACTTGTGAGTTCGACAAGTTCAAATTTGCAAGTTGAATCCTTATCTCAAACAATCAACTTTGAATATATAGAGAAAGAGAGAATAACTTCGAATTTATCCTGGGTTCTCGGCGTCGAGGTCAGCGAGTGCATCTCTGGTTCGCtcaaaaaaaaacagagagagaaCGTCGAACTCGGCAACACGCACGGCCAAGCTTAAGACGGCAGGTCATGCAGCAGCAAACGCGCTTGACCTCCATCCAGATCATGGCCTGGCGTCGGACCTCCGGGAAGTGGAACTCGGAAATAGCGGGCAGCTCGACCTCGGGGAACGGCAAGTGCACGTCCGGCAACGGAGGCAGCTCTGGTTTtggaggcaggcaggcagctcGACCTTGGGCCACGGTGGCAGCTCGTGCTCTGGCACGGCAGCTCCGGCCCTGCCaggtgctcctcctcctcccctcgcgcCGCCTCCTCGAGGCTCGAGGTGTCTCGCCGACCATCGACAGCAGCAGTGCCGCGAGAAGGACAGCGGTGATCTTGGTGTTCCTGGAAACCATGATTGTTCATCTGTATCCAAATGCCTTAGCCATGGCcgaacgaggaggaggaggaggatggcaCGACCCGCGCGAGGTGACGCACGGTGGCGCCGCGGAGCGAGCCTGAACGCGCATGGCGTCAGTAGGGAACGGATGTCGCCGTCTGGAAGCCCGCGGCAAGGTTGGGGCGTTGCCTCCGTGCGAGAGAACATGAACCCGCTCCGCCGCGGCGTCTGCGCaagctcgccgccgtcgccgcccgagCACCGAGCTCAcaggagaaggtcctttatttTTCATTTAGCCCCCTAGCGGGATCCAACGTTTTAAAATTTACCCCCCTATACTTTATATTTACCACCCTatttcggatcgcgattactaatcgcgatccgaGTTTTTGCAATTTAGACCCTATATTTTGCATATTGGCCCCGCTTTTCCTCCTCTACCCGCGTCCGTGCGTTGGCCGCCTCCCGGATCGTCGAGAAGCAATCCGGAGTTACTACGTGTCTCCATCGATCGGTGAAGGAGAAGGATTCTTTCTGCTGATGATCTGTCATGTGTGGATAGTTTGCTCTCGGCCCCTGCAGTCTCTCCCGCTGTCACCTCCTCCTTTGGCCGCCACATGACGCGCTCGTCGAGATGCCAAGTTCGGGATGGAAGCCGCGATGCGGAAGCACGcaccgtcgccgtcgtcggagAAGAAGGACGTCCGTCCGGCGACTTGGGCTTGATGCGACGAGGAAGCCCAAAACAACTGCGAGAGGCGGAGTGTGGTTCCTCCTGGCTAATCCCACCGTTTTTTGGGCTGGATCTGAGTTGTTCCGGGCAaatgcgcccccccccccccccaagtgtTGGACTATATTTCCTCCATTCCTCTCACTAGAAAACATTGTACACTCTCGCGCCGACGAACGCCAGGTCGCCAGCAGCAGCGCCGCGAGGAGGAAACCGGTGATCGTGGCGCTCCTGGAAACCATGATGAACTGCGACAGAGTGGCATGGTTCTTAAAGCTTCGAACGAAGGATCTACTCGATTGAGCCAGCGACTTGCGAAATCCCGGCGCTTTGGGGATTGGTTGGTGATTCTGCGCATATGATCTTTTGGGTTTGGTTCCGGCGAGCCGCGCGCCGGCCAGAAGGACAGCTTGTTGATCTCCGTTCGGCTGATGGTTTGGTTGGACATTGAGTGATCTGCAGGCAGGTGATCGCTCGGCGCAATTGTTGCTGTCCTGCGGTGAAAGCTTTATTTGTGCTGTTGTGTGCGGTGACTGCTAACGTGCCTCCATATTTCACAGCATCGTCTGATCAGATCACCATGGTGATAAGTTGAGCAGTGGTCAGATCGTATTGAAACGACTATAGAGAGTAAATTGCAGAGTTAGCAGGCATCCAAAAGCATTGGCCgtggccggaggaggaagagcgGACGCGACGACCCGCGAGAGGCGCTCCACGACGGCCCGAGCAAGTGCCGTGTACGCCGGAGCGTCGTTTGCGCAGGCGCCgtcgcggccggcggtggctgcGGCCTCCGCACCGCTGATCGAGCTTGACCGCGCCTGTTAGTGGAGCGGCGATGCGGTCAGGCCCCGCCTCGAGGCGTACCCCGAGCAGCCGCCGCGCCCTGCCTCGCTTGCTTGTCAGGGCCTCGGGGCGTACCCCGAGCAGcagcaaccgccgccgccgccctgtcTCGTCGGAGTGCCAGGCAGGGGTAGGAGAGCCGCTTTTACATTTACCCTCCTATTTGGATCGTGATTATTTAATCGCGATCGAAACGAGAGGTAAAGTGAAAATATTGACCCCTAAATTTTATATTTACCCCCTACTTTAGATCTTAactaataatcgcgatccaaagtAGAGAGTAAATGTAAAATATTTTTCATTTTGATTCCTAGCTTTTACAGATTAGCCCTGGCCCTTTCTCTCTCCACTCCGCCGTCGGCCATCCGttcgccgccgcccgggacACCGTCGAGCAGTCGTTCAGAGGTCGCAAGCGCCGTAGATTTCCCTTGGCGAAGGAGGATACGTTTCACATGTTAGCTCTTTGCTGTTCATTCATGGGCAGATGGTTTGCTCTCTCCCTCTGTACCTTCCGCCGGCACTTGGTGTGGTCTCTCGACGAGGTTCGAAGCTGTGACGGcaccgtcgccgtcgtcggtgAAGAAGGGCCTCCGACCTGGGCTTCATGCAACGAGCAAGGTAAACGCGAGGCCACGATAGCTCAGGGGCTCGTGCCTGTTGCCTTTACTGCTGTGTGCCGTCTCGGCGGAAACCTGAGGTCCTGAGCTATTCTGACTCCGATCCGCGGCAACTGACTGAAGGTCTGAACCCGTGTGTCGCTTTCAGCGCGGCCCCATGTTATGTATAGATGGCAAGAACGAGCGAAAGAATCATGAACGAACTGAACCTAATGGGCTCTTGGTCTTTGCAGATTGCCGAAATTGCAGAAAAACTTACGAACGAACTGAACTTTCTCAACGAATTTGTTTATCGAAAACAAGACATTGACATGTCCATCCTTTTATTGATAAACTCACCAGGGCTCTCGCCACGCACCAGTACATGGACAAGGAACAGACTACAGAGGACATCACAAGTATAGCAAGTACGTACACACGAACAGAATTCAGACACATGACGACTCAATCGTGCAATCATGGCTTAGCCTCAGGCTCTGGGAAGTGGAACTCGGGAATGGCGGGGATCTCGGGCTTCGGCGGCAGCTCCACCTCCGGCAGCTCGGGCTTCGGCGGCAGGCCGACCTCGGGGAACGGCGGCAGCTCCGGCTTCGGCGGCACGTGCACCTCCGGGAACGGAGGCAGCTCGTGCTCTGGAACCGGCAGCTCCGGCACGGGCAGGTGCGG is part of the Panicum hallii strain FIL2 chromosome 2, PHallii_v3.1, whole genome shotgun sequence genome and encodes:
- the LOC112881311 gene encoding protein PELPK1-like, whose product is MASRAGVSTALVLLALLLSCAAMSSAARRLEEEEAPKEEEEFPPHLPVPELPVPEHELPPFPEVHVPPKPELPPFPEVGLPPKPELPEVELPPKPEIPAIPEFHFPEPEFIMVSRSATITGFLLAALLLATWRAMASSTTTMSSLVLVLALLLSCGGMSDAARRMQELPKPDVPPLPKPEEPMPEPLPVPPQPLPKPEEPKPEPLPIPPQPLPKPEPQPLPVPPQPLPKPEPMPVPPQPKPEPMPVPPQPLPKPEPLPVPPQPLPKPEPLPVPPQPLPKPEPLPVPPQPKPEPLPVPPQPLPQPELPVPPKP